In Armatimonadota bacterium, the following proteins share a genomic window:
- a CDS encoding pilin glycosylation aminotransferase PglC, whose protein sequence is MEKVTKRTFAPWPRFEEDEIEAAVRVLSSGKVNYWTGEEGRLFEKEFAAFAGCEYAVAVANGSVALELALYALGIGEGDEVVVTSRTFVASASSVVLRGAKPVFADVDADSGNITAETVRSVLTPRTKAIIAVHLGGWPCEMDEIMDLAHERGLWVIEDCAQAHGATYKGRPVGSLGHVAAWSFCQDKIMTTGGEGGMLTTNDHTLWERAWSYKDHGKSYEAVYHRQHPPGFRWLHESFGTNWRMTEMQSAIGRVALRKVPRWVAIRRRHAQILTERFLQTPGLRVTVPPEHIEHAYYRYYVFVRPEMLKPDWSRDRIMVELNQQGIPCNVGSCSEVYLEKSFERAKLQPLQRLPIAKRLGETSLAFLVHPTLSEEDMQDIAGAVAKVMHKACR, encoded by the coding sequence ATGGAAAAAGTGACAAAGAGGACGTTTGCCCCGTGGCCGCGCTTTGAAGAAGATGAGATAGAAGCCGCAGTGCGGGTGCTGAGTTCGGGGAAGGTGAACTACTGGACAGGTGAAGAGGGGCGATTGTTCGAGAAAGAGTTCGCTGCCTTCGCCGGATGCGAGTATGCGGTGGCGGTAGCCAACGGCAGTGTGGCGCTGGAGCTGGCTTTATACGCTCTGGGCATCGGCGAAGGCGATGAGGTGGTGGTTACTAGCCGAACTTTTGTCGCTTCGGCGAGCTCGGTGGTGCTGCGTGGAGCAAAGCCTGTTTTCGCCGACGTGGATGCGGACAGCGGTAACATCACCGCCGAAACCGTTCGTTCGGTACTGACTCCACGTACGAAAGCCATTATCGCTGTGCATCTCGGCGGCTGGCCCTGCGAAATGGATGAAATCATGGATCTAGCACACGAGCGCGGGTTGTGGGTCATCGAAGACTGCGCCCAGGCGCATGGTGCAACCTACAAAGGGCGCCCTGTCGGAAGTTTGGGGCATGTAGCAGCGTGGTCGTTCTGCCAGGACAAAATCATGACTACCGGTGGCGAAGGGGGGATGCTCACCACTAACGACCACACCCTCTGGGAGAGAGCATGGTCCTACAAGGACCACGGCAAAAGCTACGAAGCAGTGTATCATCGCCAACATCCGCCCGGTTTTCGCTGGCTGCATGAATCGTTTGGCACCAACTGGCGCATGACCGAGATGCAATCCGCTATCGGGCGGGTAGCTCTGCGCAAGGTGCCTCGCTGGGTGGCGATTCGAAGACGTCATGCACAAATCCTCACAGAACGTTTCCTGCAAACGCCGGGCTTGCGCGTTACTGTTCCTCCAGAACATATCGAACACGCTTATTACCGGTACTACGTTTTCGTCCGTCCCGAAATGCTTAAGCCCGACTGGAGCCGTGACCGTATCATGGTGGAGTTGAACCAGCAGGGTATCCCCTGCAATGTGGGCAGTTGTAGCGAGGTATATCTGGAGAAATCTTTTGAGCGAGCCAAACTCCAGCCACTTCAGCGACTGCCCATAGCGAAGCGGCTCGGCGAAACCTCCCTGGCGTTTCTGGTGCATCCCACTCTCAGTGAAGAGGATATGCAGGACATCGCGGGCGCGGTTGCGAAAGTAATGCACAAAGCCTGCCGATGA
- the perB gene encoding hexapeptide transferase, with protein sequence MPDREPIAIIGAGGHARVVIGTLQAAGLSAGAVFDDNPSTWDAEILGVPVLGAVSRLTEEGYNRAVIAIGDNATRRRLSEQLRGIEWVKVIHPHTWIHPSVQIGEGTVILAGVVIQPEARVGNHAILNTGATIDHECIIHDYAHVAPGVHLAGRVEVGEGAFIGIGSSVIQCCKVGAWAVIGAGAAVVRDIPDGVTAVGVPARVLQTGRG encoded by the coding sequence TTGCCAGACAGAGAGCCCATAGCTATCATCGGAGCAGGAGGGCACGCCAGGGTAGTCATCGGCACTTTGCAGGCGGCAGGGTTGTCTGCTGGGGCAGTTTTTGACGACAACCCCTCCACATGGGACGCGGAGATACTGGGCGTGCCTGTTCTGGGTGCTGTGAGCCGCCTGACCGAAGAGGGCTACAACCGGGCAGTCATCGCCATCGGAGATAACGCCACACGTCGAAGGCTGTCTGAACAGTTGCGCGGCATCGAGTGGGTGAAGGTCATACATCCGCACACGTGGATACACCCCTCGGTGCAGATAGGGGAGGGGACGGTGATTTTGGCGGGTGTAGTGATTCAGCCCGAAGCGCGGGTCGGTAACCATGCGATCCTCAACACGGGTGCAACCATCGACCATGAGTGCATCATCCACGATTATGCACACGTCGCTCCTGGCGTGCATCTAGCCGGACGAGTGGAGGTAGGAGAAGGGGCGTTCATCGGCATAGGCAGTAGCGTTATTCAATGCTGCAAGGTGGGGGCGTGGGCGGTGATAGGCGCGGGAGCGGCGGTAGTACGTGATATTCCCGATGGTGTCACCGCCGTGGGAGTGCCAGCAAGGGTTCTGCAGACGGGGAGAGGATGA
- a CDS encoding sugar transferase, protein MRSPLLKRLIDIIGASAGILLAAPLMLVLALLVRLMMGKPVLFRQTRPGLHGKPFVMLKFRTMTDQRDANGELLPDELRLTRFGKWLRSTSLDELPELFNVLKGEMSLVGPRPLLMEYLPLYTPEQARRHEVKPGITGWAQINGRNALSWEEKFKLDVWYVDNWNLWLDMKILLLTVWKVLKREGISAEGAATMPVFMGSASKEGPRSCQTESP, encoded by the coding sequence ATGCGTTCACCTCTGTTGAAACGTCTGATAGATATCATCGGGGCGAGTGCGGGGATCCTGCTTGCTGCCCCGCTCATGCTTGTGCTGGCTCTGCTGGTGCGCCTCATGATGGGGAAGCCGGTGTTGTTTCGTCAAACGCGCCCAGGACTGCACGGCAAGCCCTTTGTCATGCTCAAATTCCGTACCATGACCGACCAGCGTGACGCTAACGGCGAACTTTTACCCGATGAACTGCGTCTAACCAGATTCGGGAAATGGTTGCGCAGTACCAGTCTGGATGAACTACCGGAACTGTTCAATGTACTGAAAGGGGAGATGAGCCTGGTGGGACCGCGCCCCTTGCTCATGGAGTACCTACCACTCTATACTCCTGAACAGGCACGCCGACATGAGGTGAAGCCCGGCATCACCGGTTGGGCGCAAATCAACGGGCGCAATGCGCTGAGCTGGGAGGAGAAGTTCAAACTGGACGTGTGGTATGTGGACAACTGGAACCTGTGGCTGGATATGAAGATTTTGCTGTTAACTGTTTGGAAAGTGCTGAAGCGGGAGGGTATCAGCGCGGAGGGTGCAGCCACCATGCCTGTTTTTATGGGTAGTGCCAGCAAGGAGGGACCTCGGTCTTGCCAGACAGAGAGCCCATAG
- a CDS encoding glycosyl transferase gives MEKALAEDRRSLLFLINSLAFGGAETQLVRVAMQLKQRSWDVRIVTLIPPQAYVEELESAGIPVTTLGMRRKVPDPRAILRLARLVRLWKPDIMHSHMVHANILVRVARPLAPVPVLVCSIRSIYEGSRLREILYRLTDPLCDMTTHVCWAGAERYIRIGAVPEHKMRYIPNGIDTITFCPNAEARARLRSELGVQDAFVWLAVGRFETPKDYPNMLTAFAQVVPHCPNSLLLLAGDGPLRGEMKNLVCSLGIQPHVRFLGIRRDVPQLMNAADAYVMSSSREGLPNVLLEAHATGLPVVATDVGGNREIVVDGVTGFIVPPRNPDALAEAMQRMMDIDEDERMQMGSAGRQHIIENYSMERVVQQWEELYRELLNRKGMQIAPEP, from the coding sequence ATGGAGAAAGCGCTGGCAGAGGATAGAAGGTCTCTCCTCTTCCTCATCAATAGCCTAGCCTTCGGGGGGGCGGAAACGCAGCTGGTGCGTGTCGCCATGCAGCTGAAGCAGCGCAGCTGGGATGTGAGGATTGTTACTTTGATCCCCCCTCAAGCGTACGTGGAAGAACTGGAAAGCGCTGGCATCCCCGTGACCACGCTGGGTATGCGGCGTAAAGTGCCGGACCCGCGCGCCATCCTGCGTCTGGCTCGTTTGGTGCGGTTGTGGAAACCGGACATCATGCACAGCCATATGGTACATGCGAATATTCTGGTGCGTGTCGCACGCCCTCTGGCTCCTGTGCCAGTGCTCGTTTGCAGTATACGAAGCATCTATGAGGGTAGTCGCCTGCGCGAGATACTGTATCGCCTGACCGACCCACTGTGCGATATGACCACACACGTCTGCTGGGCAGGCGCGGAGCGCTATATACGAATAGGAGCCGTGCCAGAGCATAAGATGCGATACATCCCTAACGGCATAGACACCATCACCTTCTGCCCGAATGCAGAGGCTCGTGCGAGGCTGCGCTCGGAACTGGGCGTGCAAGATGCTTTCGTATGGCTGGCGGTAGGGCGTTTCGAGACTCCCAAGGACTACCCAAACATGCTCACAGCTTTTGCACAGGTTGTGCCACACTGCCCGAATAGCCTGCTGCTTCTCGCGGGCGACGGTCCGTTGCGCGGCGAGATGAAAAATCTGGTGTGCTCGCTCGGAATACAACCTCACGTCAGGTTCCTGGGAATACGGCGAGACGTCCCGCAGCTGATGAACGCCGCAGATGCTTACGTGATGTCCTCCTCGCGCGAAGGTCTTCCCAACGTGTTGCTGGAAGCGCACGCCACCGGTTTGCCTGTTGTTGCGACCGATGTGGGGGGCAACCGCGAGATAGTAGTAGATGGTGTGACTGGCTTCATCGTACCTCCGCGCAACCCGGATGCCTTAGCCGAGGCGATGCAACGCATGATGGATATAGATGAGGATGAACGGATGCAGATGGGCTCTGCAGGCAGACAGCATATTATCGAAAACTACAGCATGGAGCGTGTGGTACAGCAGTGGGAAGAGCTGTATCGCGAACTGTTGAACCGGAAGGGTATGCAGATAGCACCGGAGCCATGA
- a CDS encoding glycosyl transferase, with product MSTQQQQRIAFYMPSLAGGGAQRVFLHLAQGFAEQGYEVHLVLARAQGPYLPQVPSCVRMIDLRASRVLTSLPGLVRYLRDQRPCALLSALDHANVVAICARWLARVPSRVIVTVHSTPSQVVANARALRAKLLPLWARFFYRWADTVVAVSQGVADELVHYVGIPAEKVKVIYNPIVTPELFRKAEEPLEHPWFREGEPPVVLGVGRLTKPKDFPTLIRAFALVRRQRPARLMILGEGEERSQLEALAKELGIAGDVSLPGFVQNPYPYMKKAAVFVLSSRWEGLPTVLVEALALGTPVVSTDCPSGSAEILDNGRLGTLTEVGDHVSLAQAIGESLDAPRNLRTRQDYERFTLEHALQQYERLANLT from the coding sequence GTGAGCACACAGCAGCAACAACGTATTGCGTTCTACATGCCTTCGCTGGCGGGCGGCGGAGCACAGCGAGTGTTCTTGCACCTCGCCCAAGGTTTTGCGGAACAAGGCTATGAGGTGCATCTTGTGCTCGCAAGGGCGCAGGGTCCCTATCTCCCACAGGTTCCCTCTTGCGTGCGCATGATAGACCTGCGAGCATCACGTGTGCTGACCAGTCTGCCCGGGCTGGTTCGCTATCTGCGTGACCAGCGTCCTTGCGCTCTGCTGTCAGCGCTAGACCATGCAAATGTTGTGGCTATTTGCGCCCGGTGGCTTGCACGGGTACCCTCCCGTGTCATTGTGACGGTACACAGCACCCCCAGCCAGGTGGTAGCGAATGCCCGCGCTTTGCGAGCAAAGCTGCTACCCCTGTGGGCACGGTTCTTTTACCGATGGGCAGATACGGTGGTCGCGGTATCGCAGGGTGTCGCGGACGAACTGGTGCACTACGTCGGCATTCCGGCAGAAAAGGTGAAAGTGATATATAACCCTATCGTTACACCGGAGCTCTTCCGAAAAGCCGAGGAACCGCTGGAACACCCCTGGTTTCGAGAGGGAGAGCCACCAGTGGTACTGGGCGTTGGTAGGCTCACGAAGCCGAAGGACTTTCCCACCCTGATCCGCGCGTTCGCTCTGGTACGTCGGCAAAGACCGGCACGGTTGATGATATTGGGAGAGGGCGAAGAACGTTCCCAGCTGGAGGCGCTGGCGAAGGAACTTGGTATCGCGGGAGATGTTTCTCTGCCAGGCTTTGTGCAGAACCCATATCCTTACATGAAAAAGGCTGCTGTGTTCGTCCTGTCGTCACGCTGGGAAGGGTTGCCCACGGTGCTGGTGGAAGCGTTGGCGTTGGGCACTCCGGTTGTTTCCACGGATTGCCCAAGTGGGAGTGCAGAGATACTGGACAACGGTCGGTTGGGGACGCTGACCGAGGTAGGGGATCATGTATCCCTAGCACAAGCGATAGGCGAGAGCCTTGATGCTCCACGCAACCTGAGAACGAGGCAGGACTATGAACGGTTTACCCTCGAACATGCATTGCAGCAGTACGAGAGGCTCGCCAATCTGACATAA
- a CDS encoding hypothetical protein (possible pseudo, frameshifted): MRTLLRHSAVYLMARGLPGLINFLSIAVYTRLLSPDEYGRYALVVAGIGLVNIVCFQWLSLSVLRFLPAHQTPETLLASVKAMYYLLAGAITLIVLTGLLVGVPASWKGLILLALALLWAQTWFDINLEVTRTRLQPTRYGIGAGVRALTMLATATLLLLIYPVAYAPLTGQVVGALTGGFFLARRQWFGFNARLQKTIVKQIFYYGLPLTGTFALSFVISSSDRFLLAYYLDEQAAGLYAAAYDLTAQILLVMMMIVNMAAYPLAVSSLEQQGVEAARLQLSRNIWLLAAVAVPVAVTLIVFAPYLSRILGGAVPSFSRHRDPVDSCCHIPGRYSFLPFRPRFPAGQIHDRTAVGCRHRGADKCCAQCRMDT, translated from the coding sequence ATGAGGACATTGTTGCGTCATAGCGCTGTTTATCTGATGGCACGCGGCCTGCCCGGTTTGATCAACTTCCTGTCTATCGCGGTATATACTCGGCTGCTTTCGCCCGACGAGTATGGACGTTACGCGCTGGTGGTCGCTGGGATAGGATTGGTGAACATCGTCTGCTTTCAATGGCTTAGCCTGTCCGTCCTTCGCTTCTTGCCCGCCCATCAAACGCCAGAGACGTTGTTAGCCTCTGTGAAGGCAATGTACTATCTGTTGGCTGGTGCGATCACGCTGATTGTGCTGACAGGCTTGCTTGTTGGAGTACCTGCATCGTGGAAAGGGTTGATTCTGTTGGCTCTGGCGTTGCTTTGGGCGCAAACATGGTTTGATATCAATCTGGAGGTCACCCGCACTCGGTTGCAGCCCACACGGTACGGGATAGGCGCGGGCGTGCGCGCTCTAACAATGCTCGCCACGGCAACGTTACTCCTGCTAATCTATCCGGTAGCATACGCACCGTTAACGGGACAGGTTGTGGGTGCCCTGACAGGAGGATTCTTTCTCGCACGCAGGCAGTGGTTCGGTTTCAACGCAAGGTTACAGAAGACGATTGTCAAGCAGATATTCTACTACGGGCTGCCACTTACTGGAACGTTTGCCCTGAGCTTTGTAATCAGTTCATCCGATCGGTTTCTTCTGGCTTATTACCTGGACGAGCAGGCAGCAGGATTGTACGCTGCCGCTTACGACCTGACAGCTCAAATTCTACTGGTGATGATGATGATTGTGAATATGGCTGCCTATCCGCTTGCGGTATCCAGCCTGGAGCAACAGGGCGTAGAGGCAGCGCGACTACAGTTGTCGCGAAATATATGGCTCCTTGCAGCCGTTGCGGTACCCGTGGCGGTGACACTTATTGTTTTCGCTCCTTATTTGTCGCGTATTCTGGGGGGGGCAGTTCCATCATTCAGCAGGCACCGTGATCCCGTGGATAGCTGCTGCCATATTCCTGGCAGGTATTCGTTCTTACCATTTCGACCTCGCTTTCCAGCTGGGCAGATACACGATAGGACAGCTGTGGGTTGCCGGCATCGCGGCGCTGACAAATGTTGTGCTCAATGTCGTATGGATACCTAA
- a CDS encoding D-aminopeptidase DppA: MIIWICTDMEGIAGIDSWDQCYHPNDNAPEYLYGREQLTAEVNAAVAGCFDAGATEVRVIDGHGRNRNRGFIREKLDSRAKVVWFSRFTPIRFEGLDESVHAVAMIGQHAMAGTLHAFIDHTQVPKEICRFRINGQEHGEMSQFALYAGAYGAPLVYVSGDEALCAEARRLFPHVRCTPTKRGTGWATCELYPPDEVRERIRRDIAEAIRHADRSNAWRVPVPIEVSVEWAYSGLADYRAQFAGVRRVDARTVAWEIYDPRDIYMFPNESWQPGLVYQGARKA; encoded by the coding sequence ATGATTATCTGGATATGCACCGACATGGAGGGCATTGCGGGTATCGACAGCTGGGATCAATGCTACCATCCCAACGACAACGCACCTGAATACCTTTACGGGCGTGAGCAACTGACCGCTGAGGTCAACGCGGCAGTGGCAGGTTGCTTTGATGCCGGAGCTACCGAAGTGCGGGTGATCGATGGGCACGGGCGCAACCGCAATCGAGGCTTCATTCGGGAAAAGTTAGACTCGCGAGCGAAAGTGGTCTGGTTCAGCCGCTTTACCCCTATCCGCTTCGAAGGGCTGGACGAAAGCGTCCACGCAGTGGCAATGATTGGACAGCACGCGATGGCGGGCACGTTACACGCTTTCATCGATCACACGCAGGTACCTAAGGAGATATGTCGTTTTCGCATCAACGGGCAGGAGCACGGCGAGATGAGCCAGTTCGCTCTCTATGCAGGCGCGTATGGAGCGCCTCTGGTATACGTGTCCGGCGATGAGGCGCTATGTGCAGAGGCACGTCGGCTGTTTCCACACGTGCGTTGCACCCCTACCAAGCGCGGCACAGGCTGGGCGACCTGTGAACTGTACCCGCCCGATGAGGTGCGTGAACGCATCCGGCGGGACATCGCCGAAGCCATTCGCCATGCCGATCGCTCCAACGCCTGGCGTGTGCCTGTGCCGATAGAGGTCTCAGTAGAGTGGGCGTACAGTGGGCTGGCGGACTATCGGGCGCAGTTTGCCGGGGTACGGCGTGTGGATGCCCGAACGGTAGCATGGGAGATTTACGACCCAAGGGACATCTACATGTTCCCCAACGAGTCGTGGCAACCAGGCTTGGTGTATCAAGGAGCTAGAAAAGCATGA
- a CDS encoding nucleotidyltransferase, giving the protein MRKHLTKAEKKHIHQILRERLLQREEVRFAYLFGSFTLEGSFGDIDVAVYVTPENLQRSDPLMLSFEIADFLELAVGLPVDVVLLNTAPLALQFEAARGKPLMARCWEELADFAEQVTLRWWDTEGMRYAAM; this is encoded by the coding sequence ATGCGTAAGCACCTGACCAAGGCGGAGAAGAAGCACATCCACCAGATTCTGCGCGAGCGGCTCCTGCAACGCGAAGAGGTGCGTTTCGCGTACCTGTTCGGCTCCTTCACACTGGAAGGCAGTTTTGGGGATATCGACGTCGCAGTGTATGTGACGCCAGAAAACCTTCAGCGGTCAGACCCGCTCATGCTCTCCTTTGAGATCGCCGACTTCCTGGAGTTAGCAGTGGGGTTGCCGGTGGATGTAGTTCTGCTCAATACCGCGCCTCTGGCGTTGCAGTTTGAAGCCGCTCGGGGCAAACCACTCATGGCGCGTTGTTGGGAGGAGCTTGCCGACTTTGCAGAGCAAGTGACCTTGCGCTGGTGGGACACGGAGGGAATGCGTTACGCAGCAATGTGA